The following coding sequences are from one Candidatus Kapaibacterium sp. window:
- a CDS encoding DUF1937 family protein, whose translation MIYYLATPYSDVKLSKMRHRYVYALVLSEELRKKGYVVYSPIVHWHVQTHLYNLPPEATFWEVQNKAMMNVCDGIIVPQISHWGLSDGVIGEIADFTEAGKEVIFYVPEKSTKHITASSCATATVTYEDIVEAVSKADGFARENVFSKSRKRRAADNRHLARYLFMVLNNHITFPEAGRIMDTDHSTIYHSLSICDDKINSIAKDKWFISVKDKALQYLAEDNNYDITPIPSKI comes from the coding sequence ATGATTTATTATTTAGCCACTCCATACAGCGACGTTAAACTTAGCAAAATGCGTCACCGTTATGTTTATGCCTTAGTGCTTTCAGAGGAATTGAGAAAGAAAGGTTACGTCGTTTATAGCCCGATTGTTCATTGGCATGTTCAAACTCATTTGTATAATTTACCTCCCGAAGCTACGTTTTGGGAGGTTCAGAACAAAGCAATGATGAACGTTTGCGATGGTATTATTGTTCCGCAAATTTCTCATTGGGGACTTAGTGATGGTGTAATAGGTGAAATTGCTGATTTTACTGAAGCCGGCAAAGAAGTGATATTTTACGTTCCCGAAAAAAGCACTAAGCATATCACGGCATCAAGCTGTGCGACTGCTACGGTAACTTATGAAGATATTGTTGAAGCTGTATCAAAAGCTGATGGGTTTGCACGTGAAAATGTTTTCTCGAAAAGCCGTAAACGTAGAGCAGCTGATAATAGACATTTAGCACGTTACCTATTCATGGTATTAAACAACCATATTACTTTCCCTGAAGCTGGTCGTATTATGGATACTGACCATTCAACAATTTATCATTCCTTGAGCATTTGTGACGATAAAATTAATTCAATAGCCAAAGATAAGTGGTTTATTTCAGTAAAAGATAAAGCTCTGCAATACTTAGCAGAAGATAACAACTATGACAT